From the genome of Candidatus Eisenbacteria bacterium, one region includes:
- the secG gene encoding preprotein translocase subunit SecG: MSGFMIAIISAIHVFACVALIVSILLQSGKGGGLAGAFGAGSSQTLFGGRGAATFLTRASTVMAVVFFLTSLTLGLTSARQSSPVARSLMQEDARRRAAAQQQGAGDQGAPGTTAPGSTAPGAAPGTAPEAPGTVMPAPGSGAPTPGTMPSQSPPTPAPQGGATPQKSGTK; this comes from the coding sequence ATGTCGGGCTTCATGATCGCGATCATCTCGGCCATCCACGTGTTCGCGTGCGTCGCGCTCATCGTGTCGATCCTGCTCCAGTCGGGGAAGGGCGGCGGACTCGCGGGCGCGTTTGGCGCGGGCTCGAGCCAGACGCTCTTCGGAGGGAGGGGGGCGGCGACGTTCTTGACGCGCGCATCGACGGTGATGGCGGTCGTGTTCTTCCTCACCTCGCTCACGCTGGGCCTCACGTCCGCGCGCCAGTCCTCGCCGGTCGCGCGAAGCCTGATGCAGGAGGACGCGAGGCGCCGGGCGGCCGCGCAGCAGCAAGGGGCGGGCGATCAGGGCGCGCCTGGGACCACGGCGCCCGGATCGACGGCGCCAGGCGCTGCTCCCGGAACCGCACCCGAGGCTCCCGGAACCGTGATGCCGGCCCCCGGGTCAGGTGCGCCGACTCCGGGAACGATGCCCTCGCAGTCGCCTCCGACGCCCGCGCCGCAGGGCGGCGCGACGCCTCAGAAGTCCGGCACGAAGTAG